The following is a genomic window from Mustela erminea isolate mMusErm1 chromosome 2, mMusErm1.Pri, whole genome shotgun sequence.
ttgtCCTTGGTTTTACAATGCTAAATGAAAAACATCAAAATTCTCCAATCAAACAAGCAAAGAtgtctttgttgttctttttttgttaaactgtgaaaacaaaacaacttgctGGAATATAAAGTTAAGAGCTGACTGAGCATGCCATGAATTTCGGAAGGAGGGGGTATTCTCACAGAACCAGTATTTTCCCCATCCCGTCTCCATTTGATGCCGATCAAAACATACCATTGGCcatttagctaaaaaaaaaaaaaaaaaagtgggcggGGGGGTAATGTGCTTGTGCACATATCTGATTACTTTATGTCCACCAAGGGAATGAGGCAGGAGAAAATGTAAGAATAGAGAAAACTGTACCGCAGTAGTCAGGGTGTGATGGGACCAAATTGCAGTTTTCTAACTGAGAATGTCTTCTTGGTCAGGAGGAATGGAGTCCTGGAATAAAGTAGCGAGTTCCCTTTTTAGCATATGCCTCCTGTCTGCTGCTGGAACACATCGATTATATCTTCATCCTGCATCTCCAGCAGCGCTGGCGTGTCTGTTTCCTTGATCGGGTGCCCGTCAAATCGGAACCTGACCTGCGTCATGGACAGACCCTGTCGTTCACAGTAGGCTTTCATCAGTTTACTAAGTAGCGTATGCCTCTTAATCTTAAAGTACACCATAGACCCATCCTGCCCCGCCACCTTCAAATGAATATGATTGCTGTTCTCAGTCGTGACTTCTTCCTTGGGCTTTTCCTCGGCCATGACGAGCACTGGAGTCTCCTCAGCTGCTGCTTCACCAGAGAGGGGCCAGGTCCACAccgagcgagcacacaagcagcacCAGGAGTGGCAGAAGAAGGCTTAATTCTTCTCCATTGGAGTGCCTTGGGAAGtacatatttgttatttaatatatacCATCCCAGTCGATTTCAGATCCCTTTTGTGAGGCCCATTGAGCCTCAGAGGGAGTAtactttgggtttctttcttgcaAAGGACCTTCTGGAAGCTAAAACCTGTGTAGCAAGCTCTTTCTTCCTTGCTGCCCCTTTTGCTATTCTATCCACAAAATCATTTCCTGTACTCATTATGGTTTGGTCTGTTTGGTGTCCTGTACAATGTATAACTGCCCCCTCCCAAGGAAGCTGTATAGCCTCTgataatgttaaaattttctctttgtgtttcataGGGAGCTTTTTGAATTTGATAGTATCCCTTTTTTCCAGATGGCTGCATGGGCATGAAATAAAGAAGCCATATTTAGAATCAGGATATATCTTTAACTTTAACCCTTTATCTAGCTGTAGTGTTCAGATTAAAGCAATCAGTTTGGGCTTTTGTGCTGAAGTATGGGGAGGGAAAGATTTTGCCTCAATTATATTCTGTAGGCTGACAATAGCATATCCAATTTTTCTGGTTCCTTCATGCATGAAGCTATTTCCATCTGTAAACCATTCGGCCTCTGGATTGGGCAGAGAGTTGTCCTTTAAATCAGGCTTTCCTGAATACATGTGTTGTTCGGTGTCTGCACAGGAGTGGGTTAGAAGCTCCTGCTTGCCTTCATCAGGTAATAGGGTAGCTGGGTTTAAGCCTCCACACACCTGGAGGGTTAGTTACATCAGGGGTGTCAAGGAGGAGAGCCTGATACCTCACTAATCTCTCTCCTTTTAAGGATTTGTGCCCTTTGGCTTCTAAAACCCCTTGGACTTGATATGGAATCCTGATATCCAGATGTTTTCCTGGAGTAAATATGCTAGCTTCTCCAACTAGGTGGGCAGTCACAGCCACTGCTCATAAACATTCTGGCCATCCTTCTGCTAACAGAACTAATTGTTTAGAGAAAGAAGCTACTAGTCTAGGAATGGGTCTGAATGTTTGAGCTGAGACACACAaagctattctttttctttctcacacatATGAGGTGAAGGGTTTTTCCTGTTTGGGAGCCCAAGATAGGAACAGtgctcagtttttctttcataCCTTTGAAGGCTTGGTGGCAGTCATCATTTCATTCCACGGGTTCTAAATCACTACCTTCCAATGCTTTATAAAGGAGTTTGGCTGGAATCCAAATGCAACGAAAGCCTACCACACTTAAGAAGGTTCTCAATTGCCTTTTTGCTTGAGgtattaaaatattcagtatggCTGATTTTTCTGTTCTGGGCCAGTGTCTGTGCCCCTGGAGTGAGGACATAGCCCAGATATTGAACCTTCTCCTTAGAAGTCTGGGTTTTTTGGAGAGGTACTCTATCCCCATTGTCCTGAGAAGTTAAGGGTGAGGGTTGTGTTTTCATCAGAATCCTCTTTTGTTGGGCTGGCAGTCAATATATCACCCACATATTGGAGTAGAGTTCCATTAATCAGTTGTAAAtccccctgctccccccgccATTCCCTTTTTTAATGCATTCCCAAACAAATCTGGGCTGTCTGTGAATTTCTGAGGCAGCACTGTCCAGATCAGCTGAGAGGTCTCACAAGTATCAGGATCAGTCCattcaaaagcaaaaagcaaTGGGGAGTCAGTGTGTTCTGATATGCAGAAGAAAGCATCCTTTAAGTCTAATACCATAAACTAATTTGCATCTGGAGGAACTTGTGTCAGTATAGTATTAAGGGTTAAGGACTATAGGATGAATAGAAATCATTGCCTCCATAATTGCGCTCAAATCCTGGGTAAAACAGTACTTCCCATTTGGCTTCTTAACCGGTAGAATGGGGATATTGCAGGTGACTGACAAGAAGTTAATAACccatatttcaaaaatttcttaattaGAGGCTGAATACCTTTTTAGGTATTCTAAGAATATTCTACATGTTGTCTTAGGGAGATAACAATGGGTAAAACATCATTGGCTCACCTGGGAACTTCTGTTTCCCATACATTGGGCATTACTCTGATTGCAATATGGGATGGTATACTGTCTGGCACATAAATGTTATTTACCACTTGCATGTTCAGGCCATTATCATTATAAACTTTGTTTTGTCTACATTTGGGTCTGTCAGTCCTATTTGGATGATAGCTTGTGGCTTAACAAGTGAGTTGCTCCCAGTAAGGGAGTAGGGCATTCAGGTGTCAGGAGAAAGCTATGTGAAAACAAGAGACAGCCCATGCCACAAGCTAGTGGACAAGTAGATTGTTCCACCTGTGGCCATCCATCTATTCCAGTAACTATACAGGAGTGCTGGGGTAGAAGCCCATTAGGCTGAGTCAGGACAGAGTAAATGGCTCCTGTGTCCAATAAAAACTCAATATCCTTACTTTCCCCATCAGAGATGGCCCGAGGCTCTTGGTATATTATGTTGAGATGTTCAGGAAGAGTCATAGGGAGAGCTCAGGACCCTTCAGTCTTCCATAACTTTGGCCAGCAAAAGTTTTGGGACTGAACCCACCTTCCTTCTAAGATGGGGATGATCCTTTTTCCAGTGACTGTCCATCTTACTGAAGGCATATTGATTGAGACCCAGCCTTTTGTGAGCGGGGGGCTCTGGTGTGCCTTTGCCCAAGTCCGGCTTCACAGGTTTCCATATACAGTGATCACCAGTGCTGTGGCCAAAAGTTGGGCATGGTATTTATGTTGGACAAACttgttctccttctctgccctgtCTCTATTATTAAAGACAGCAAAAGCCATATCCAATAATTGGTTCATAGGAGTTTGAGGCCCACCATTTGCCTTTGGTCATTTCCCCCTGATATCTACTGTAGATTGCAGGATAAAATGCAGTGAACAGTGACTGCTCTTCTGGAGAATTGGCATCTGTATTGGTATACTTCTGGAAAGCCTCCACCAGAGAGCCTCTAAAGAAAGCTGGATTTTCATCCTTTCCTTGAGTTTCTTTCCTTACTTTATTGAATTAACTGGCTTAACTATGCATGGTCTCATTCCCTCCTCTAAAGTGCAGCAATGAGATGATAAGGTCTGCAGGTTTCCCCCAAGTCAGATCAAACATCAAAATCAGTTCCAGGATGTCAAGTGCCTCCACTGATTTAGGAACTCAGGCCATGCAAACTACATTGTCCTTTGGGGTCCTGATACAGGGCCTTAAAGGTAACCCAGAAGGTACTTCATTCAATTTCCTTTCCCTCTTACAGTATAAATCAAGCTGTAAAATGGTACTGTAATTGAAAATCCCATTTGCAGGCTGGGTTTCTTGGTCCCCAAGTGattctgggaccaagccccattACAGTAGAATATTAACTTCTTTTTCAACTTCTCAGCATAAATTGTGCCTAATCATGTAAGAAACAAATGGGAATCTGTGGGAATGCTCATTCTTGCTCCCATTTAGGACTGTAAGCAAGGAATCAGATTAGGGCACAGGGAGGATAAGATTCTAGGATAATATTGTTCAGAATGCCAGAGATCTAAGGCAGAGGAAAAAGTCATTGGCTACAGTGGCCCCAGCCAAATGAATCAGAAGCCATGGAGTTTCCtagaaaccaaaaggaaagaTAATCTCTTAAGGATAGAGAAGTCTGCTAATGCTGAATACTATGGTCAGACAATGTAATTCCTCAATGATGGGGTGAACAGTGggtgaaaaaggcaaaaattcaGAGGGATAGATACAGGTGTAGAGGAGTGATAGGGTCTGGCATATTGAGCAAAAGGGTGCAAAAGATTCTAGTTTGCCACATTTCTCCTCCCTTATCCAACAAGATGCCATGTGTCTTATCCCTATAAGCTGAAAACCCACTGCCACTGGAGACACCAGGACCActctttattgtgtgtgtgtgtgtgtgtgtgtgtgtgtgtgtgtgtgtgtgcgcacacgtgcacacacatgcctgCATATCCCTGAGTGAGCCAAAAATTGATTACCATGGTTGGGCAGAAGTTTTTCTATGGGACCACACCTGTCTCAAATAATCTCTGATACTCCCCTTGGTCCTTAGTTGTCTCAGAACACCTTTCGGCGGGAAGGAACAAGTGTCCCTTTTCTTTAGAGCTGAGTGACTCAGTCCCCCATGACAACTAATAGCCTTGAAGTTGTCTGAAAGCCAGAGTAAAAAGTTTCAGagcacagagagagtggggagtaAGAAACGCAGCCTCACAGACCAGTTTTCCcagtttttcttcctcctggagAATGAAGGAGGAAAACGAGAAGCACAGAGACAAAAATTACATCAACATTAAACTAGCTCTGTTCCCAAGAGGAGGAACTTACCAGTTCCCAAAAGACAAGTTGTGCTTCGCAGACTCAATCTGGGGGTTACCGATGTTCCTCTGTGGGTCCTTTTATGGTCTCCAAGATGATGCAGGCAAGCTGGGTCTGAGGACCCAGAGGGAGTCCTTAGGACCAGCCAAGAAGGTCCTTGGCGGCACGCGGGATGGAAATCAAACTCGAACCAGCAGGAGGCAAAAGCAGAGtttactgaaagagagagagtgagcagatcAGATAGTGTCTGGGAACCTCCGAGAGGAAACAAGGGAGCCTGTGTTTGGGGCCCCGGGTTTTTATTGACGTTGTGGTCTGGAACACGTGTCTtctcaggcatccaggaactGGTCAAAACAAGGACAGGGTCCGAGTGTCCATCATAGTCACTTATTCCCTAGAGCCAGAAGGTTTTAGTGTCAAGGTGCTCAGTGACAGTGGTCTGGAATATGCACATGATGGCCTCACCTGGTCATTCCTTAGATGGTATCTGTCAGGCTGGAAGcctccaaagaaatcattaaccCTTCATCCCTTATGAGGAGGACATACATTA
Proteins encoded in this region:
- the LOC116584959 gene encoding small ubiquitin-related modifier 2-like, which codes for MAEEKPKEEVTTENSNHIHLKVAGQDGSMVYFKIKRHTLLSKLMKAYCERQGLSMTQVRFRFDGHPIKETDTPALLEMQDEDIIDVFQQQTGGIC